One region of Amphiprion ocellaris isolate individual 3 ecotype Okinawa chromosome 9, ASM2253959v1, whole genome shotgun sequence genomic DNA includes:
- the spaca6 gene encoding sperm acrosome associated 6 produces the protein MCTSVLRLLCVSLLLSPSLSCYQCFVDVQDSLRLCWGHVLTEHNVRNVDGCFRKLDRIFNNNETVIEAGRVGQGYDTQLKAILDAEIMPLVEEFDNKLNPDTVYEERLQTAADNFIAAASKLPRVTGCFPPCGFQSAGAVYNCITCKYDSCEFPLDCPVEEIKVMENSRSRMRCDVPFGLPNDIEVIWRFAEEVKTQQLDQFKEVTVGVDRLYSIPSTRLHHQGTYQCEIYSGQNSIVRLYYYITVTPQVVAGHTELQEIFDLSLLPGGQLLSSPDGPPNPILQLPSLLTACLTTSLLLLCLSLGALYWSSIPQRRGDADETDGSEDEESSYLV, from the exons ATGTGCACATCTGTTTTGAGGCTTTTGTGCGTTAGCTTGCTGCTCAGCCCCTCTCTGAGCTGCTATCAGTGCTTTGTTGACGTGCAAGACAGTCTTCGCCTGTGCTGGGGTCACGTTTTGACTGAACACAATGTTAGAAATGTTGACGGCTGCTTCAGGAAGCTGGATCGCATATTCAACAACAACGAGACGGTGATTGAGGCTGGGAGAGTGG GTCAAGGCTATGATACCCAGCTGAAGGCAATTCTGGATGCAGAGATCATGCCTTTAGTGGAGGAGTTTGACAATAAGCTGAATCCCG ACACCGTGTACGAGGAAAGgctgcagacagcagcagacaaTTTCATCGCTGCTGCCTCCAAACTGCCTAGAG TGACTGGATGTTTTCCTCCATGTG GTTTTCAGAGTGCAGGCGCAGTTTACAACTGCATCACCTGCAAATACGACTCCTGTGAATTCCCTCTCGACTGTCCAG TTGAAGAAATTAAAGTAATGGAGAACAGCAGGAGCCGAATGCGGTGCGATGTGCCATTTGGCTTGCCAAATGATATTGAAGTGATCTGGAGGTTCGCAGAGGAG GTGAAAACTCAGCAATTGGATCAGTTTAAAGAAGTGACTGTGGGGGTGGACAGGCTCTATTCCATCCCTTCAACCCGCCTGCACCATCAGGGCACATACCAGTGTGAGATTTACTCGGGGCAAAACTCCATTGTCAGGCTATACTACTACATCACAG TGACCCCCCAGGTTGTGGCAGgccacacagagctgcaggagatATTTGACCTCTCTCTGCTCCCAGGAGGGCAGTTACTCTCTTCGCCTGATGGCCCTCCCAACCCCATCCTCCAGTTGCCATCGCTTCTCACCGCCTGTTTAACCAcctcactgctgctgttgtgccTCTCCCTGGg GGCTCTGTACTGGTCGTCAATACCGCAGCGAAGAGGTGATGCCGATGAAACAGAtggaagtgaagatgaagagag CTCCTATCTTGTATGA